TACCGATTAACCTTCCCCTTTCAACCAAATTAAACTATCTTTTCTTTGACCCGCTCGGAGTTATCCGAtagttcatcatcatcatcatcatcatcatcatcaccaccccttCCCCTATCCATCTAAGCTACCCTAGCTACTAACAGACTAACTTCTACTTCTAGCCTAGCTTACTATAGCAGATCCAACTAACTCTTTATCAAGAATAGATAGACTATTGGCAATGGTCTAGACCACACCCCCCACCCCTAGTACCTACTTACCCTGTGAATCTTCGGCTGGCTGTATCCTATCATATCCTATCTATCGCATGACTGGTCGTTTAGTTAACTAAGTATGACCCCGGTTCGAATCAAAGGaagtgcatgcatgcatgcatgcaccaAGCTCAAGGTCTAGATTCAATTTTGATGAAGGAATTGCCAGTATGCtctgagtagtagtaatagtagaaaTACATGcccaaagaaagaaagaaagaaaagagaacagGGATTATCCgaaatcaagaagaaggaagggaaaaagggggAATGATCACAGGACAAAAGGGAAACAAGACATCATTAACCAGACCAAATTGAATCGAATCAAGACAaggaataaaaagaaatcgTCATATTAATCAGTTCAGCGGCTTACTTGCTTCTGTTTCCTGTTCATCCTACCTCTGCTGCCCCAGTACGCGTCATATTACTGCCCCCCATATTGTTTGTTGCCTAGTCGTTCATCCATTGCGTCTAGATGACATCTGTTATTGCCCCAAGCTCAGACCACGCCACGTGTGTGCTACTAGTCTAGTTGGTGGGTACCTGACGTTGCAATTGCTGAAACAGTTGGTGCAGGGCTGGCGGGCCGTGCTGTTGGTACTCCCTAATGtgcgggaagaggaaagggaggcCCGGCGACGTTTGGAACTCCTGTCGGTAGGCCACAAAGTTCTCCGTTGGGTCCAGCAGGCACGCTAGTGCAGGGGGCAGCACCGGAGTCAGTGTCATCCGGTTGGTGGCGCTGTCCGTGTGTGTGAAGGTCGGGTTGGACGTGCTGTATTTGTACAGACCGCTGAGAATCGCCGTGAACGAGTGGTAATTGCGGTAGGTGTAGAGGGCCTGCTGCTGTCAGTACGTGGTTCTTTGTTGTGCACTCCTGCAGAGAGGATAGGTGTGGTCTACCTCGACAATTTCCTGAATGTAGCCTATCATGTCTGGTAGTCCCGTGCAACATTCCCACACTTCCAGGCTTCGTAGCTCCCATAGCACTAGAAGTCGCTTGATTATGGCGTCTGGCTCCACGAAGCTCTTTTGACTCAATCCGGAGAAGTATTCTTCGtcgagggcggtggtggcctTGGCGAAATCGAGAGCCGGTGCTGGGTTCGTCAAATCCAGCTCGTCAAGCAAGGGAATTTCGACCGAAAATGGCTTCGTCCAGTTCATCTCCCGGGCGTGAACGTATGTTCGGGTGAACCGTACCCCCAATACCGAGAGCTCAAGTAGAACCGCCTTTAGACTCGGCAGATGCTCCTTGAATAGCTGCTGGATAGGCGCTGCGATGAATTGGAAGCCCGGGTACGGTGTGCTGGCTGGTACTGGCTGTCTCAGGGCGTGTAGGCACCGGTTCACGGCACGGTGGGCGAATGGGCTGCGAGTCTGAAGATGCTAGTCCAGAGTCAGTACCTTGGCAGCGGCGCATCATGCTGAATATCAATCACGTACCTGTTCCACCTCTTTGTACTTCcccagctcctccggaaACATTTGCAAATAGTTGAGCAAGTGGATATACAGCGCCGTATGTTGTTGTAAAAACCACTCTACCGAGTGTGCTCGGTAGCCCAAGAAGTAGCGGACGAGCTCCTCAAACGAAATCCGTGTGAAATGCAGATGACTCTCCGTGTCGATGGCTTCTGCGATTGCTATCGAGGGCATGTCACTGTCCCGCTTGGTAGGAAGCCAGCTCCAAGGCTCGAGTGGAGGACCGGAGATCTGACATCGTCGAATAATTTCCTCGACCTTCTGATAATGGGACAGGTTGTCGATGAATGCCGTCTCGTGCGGCTCCACGAGCGAGTAGAGAAACGCGGTAATGGCTTGGGGATCACGTTTCTGAAGAGACTTTCGCGGGAGGTTGCTGTCTCGAAAGAGTCCGAATCGAATCACCCGCTTGATCTCATAGGGATCAAAGGCCCAGAACACAGTGGTGGCCTCGTCCTCCCACCAGCGATACGTGAAGAAGGTCTGGGGAACCTCGCCCGAGGGAAACAGTTCCAGGTAGGCCGGCTGTCCTGTGCCTGGGAACGGCACGCTGGCCGAAGGTGAATACGCAGACATGCCAGAAACAGTCAAAATGGCTCGCGGGACCTTGGTTCAAACAACGACGAAGGGGATCGGACGGTCCCTTTTGACACTGGAGGAGGCTACGATTCAGCAACAGAACAACATAGTGACGAAATAAGTAGCAGCGGAC
The window above is part of the Aspergillus luchuensis IFO 4308 DNA, chromosome 8, nearly complete sequence genome. Proteins encoded here:
- a CDS encoding uncharacterized protein (COG:S;~EggNog:ENOG410PU94;~InterPro:IPR036964,IPR023578;~go_function: GO:0005085 - guanyl-nucleotide exchange factor activity [Evidence IEA];~go_process: GO:0007264 - small GTPase mediated signal transduction [Evidence IEA]) — protein: MSAYSPSASVPFPGTGQPAYLELFPSGEVPQTFFTYRWWEDEATTVFWAFDPYEIKRVIRFGLFRDSNLPRKSLQKRDPQAITAFLYSLVEPHETAFIDNLSHYQKVEEIIRRCQISGPPLEPWSWLPTKRDSDMPSIAIAEAIDTESHLHFTRISFEELVRYFLGYRAHSVEWFLQQHTALYIHLLNYLQMFPEELGKYKEVEQHLQTRSPFAHRAVNRCLHALRQPVPASTPYPGFQFIAAPIQQLFKEHLPSLKAVLLELSVLGVRFTRTYVHAREMNWTKPFSVEIPLLDELDLTNPAPALDFAKATTALDEEYFSGLSQKSFVEPDAIIKRLLVLWELRSLEVWECCTGLPDMIGYIQEIVEALYTYRNYHSFTAILSGLYKYSTSNPTFTHTDSATNRMTLTPVLPPALACLLDPTENFVAYRQEFQTSPGLPFLFPHIREYQQHGPPALHQLFQQLQRQVPTN